TGAAGATATCACAACGCATAAGGCGGGTCAATCCATTGCCATTAGTCCCGATGGCACAAGAATTGCCTATTTACGCGGGAAAACTATTCGAGTTTACCATATTGAGACGAAAGAAATCCTCTACAAGATTCCCAAATATCCCAAAGCCAAAGAATTTTTGGCGTTGACTGATGATGTGAAAATAGTGGTGCGAGTCAGGAATGGTGCAAGTCATGTCATCGAGATTTGGGATCAGGGAGAATTTCGCCACAGTCTCTATGGACATCAAGATATCATTCGGGCGATCGCGATTCGTCCCGATGGTCAAATTCTTGCTAGTGGCAGTCAGGATAGCACGATTAAACTTTGGCATTTAGAAACGGGTAAACTGATTTGTACGTTTAGTAATCAATTAACTCTAGGGGCGCATACGGATGAGATTTGGAGTCTTGCCTTTAGTGCGGATGGTAATACGTTAGTCAGTAGTAGTCGGGATGGCAAGATTAAGCTGTGGGATTTGCGGACAAGAGATCGACCTCGGACATTGAAAAGTTACGCTAACCAAGTGGCGATGAATCCTGATGGGTTGACGTTAGCGAGTACCAATTGGCAAGGACAAATCCAACTCTGGAATCTGGCGACTCACCAGGTTGAACATACGTTGGAGGGATATTATTATGCGGTGAATAGTCTGCTGTTTAGTCGATATGGGCGCATTTTAATCAGTGGTGGGAATGATCGGGCAATCAAGTTTTGGGATGTGGCGACGGGAAAGCAAATTCAAACATTGACGGGACATAAGGAGGCTGTAACCTGTTTAGCTTTTTGTCAGGATGGGCAATATTTAGTTAGTGGCAGTTTGGATAAGACGGTTAAGATATGGGGGTGTATGAATAATCAGGCAACTTAGATCAATCTATAATTATCAATATAATTATTAATGGTCTTGAACAGCATTTGCCAAAATTCCTAAAATTTTATCGATATCATTCAGATAATACTCATTCAAATCAATTTCGATAACGTTTCCTTTAAGGCGCAAAAACTTCCAGTTGGTTCCTGACGTGACTGCGCCATAAATTTCGGATATTTCATTTCCCTCGCGGTCATTGAACATCTGAGCCGCTACCATTTCTGCTACACACTGTCCCAATCCCCCAATCAGATTTTCTTTCTTTGCTTCTACCAGCATAATTACTGGCGCATTGACAAATAACTGTTCCGGAGACTGGCTAATCAGAAAATCGCAAACTCCATTCAATCCGCGTTCTTTATCAATATTAAATTCAATTCCTGAAAATAAGTTTATCTGTTCATGTAATTGTCTTCTGATATCAATTAAAATTGGGGCAATAATCATTTCAGATCGAGCTTTTTCACTATTGCTGGCTAAGGCTAAGGGAATATTATAGTGTAAAGTATCTGTCAGGAAGGAACTGGGTGCAAACTCAGCAACCTGACTAAACGTATTCATTTCTTCTACAGTAATTAAGTCAAAGTCTTTTTTGACTTTGGCTAACGTAAAGTCACTATATGACATTTGAATTAACCCTGAAAACCTGTAGGTTAGGTGGATGCAGTAAACCCAACAAAATTTAAGCGTCAAGCCCTTACTACGAACTTCAATTGAGAGATACCACGTTACTATTCTTGCAAAGGGCGGGTTTTATTGATGCATCATTGGAGACCAACTGAGTGACTCAACCCGCCTTGACAATACGAATGGGGAATGGGGGGACGTTTTTATTGCCAGCGTCCCACAACTACCCGCACTGTACCGTCTTCTAATACGTCTTCTTCTTCGACATTAAATCCTTGTTTTTGCACGGAATGCATTAACATTTTATGGGCGTATTTTTGATTCACGGAATTGACGAATTCTGTTTGATTAATTCTCGCCCCCCAGAAATCTGCCACGAGTTCATACGCCTCCTCATTTTGGCGAAAGCCTAAATCGTAACCATTAGACTGGCGAATCACGTATTCGGCTTCGGTGGTATTTCCATGATAGCCGCGTACCGAGGTATTGCATTCGACGTGATACCCCAACTCCTGTAATGTTTGATGCAGAATTTCGCCGTTTTTGATTTGAATGTTGATGGTGGTGAAGTGAGACATAGTTTTAGATGATGATTAAAATTGGTGTCCTAACCGCCGTGACGGTTGATATACATGCGTTTATGGCGCTAAAGCGCAACTACGAACTCAGATTAAGGAGTGTGTCATTCAAGTGAAGGCAATGAGTAATCGGGTAAATTTCTCTCTAGGGAAGGATGTGGGAGTTAGACTCTAGCCAGACGCGATCGCACGTCTATTCTGTTTAGTGTAAAGCATAACCGCAGTTAGGAGGGTTCTCAATGGGACTTCGGAAATTAATGGGTTTGGGGCTGGTGATGGTACTTTTGTCTGCTTGTAGTATTTTCTATGAAGACGAAGCGGCTACTATACCGCCAGAGGAGACAGTAGATAAGACAGCGATAGAGAACAGTTCTACCTTAGGTGATGTCTCTGAGAATAGGGAGGAGTTGACGGGTGAGATGATTACGGTGGATGGTAAGGTGGACGAGGTTATCGATTCGAGTACATTTAAGCTGGAACAGGAAGAACCTCTGTTAGACAAACAAGTCCTGGTGATGAATGCTAATCCCGATACGCCGATTATAGAGGACAATTGGGTGAGAGTTACGGGGAAAGTAAGTAAGTTTGTCAGTAAGGAGGAATTGGAGAAGGATTACGATTTGACCTGGGATTTAGATGTGGAACAAAGCATAGAAGTGGAATACGAAAATAAACCAGTGATTTTGGCTGAGTCTGTGGAACTCCTAGCTGTGGATTGAATGGGAGTTTGCCCAGATTGCGGCTTGGGTGCGATCGCGTAGGTTCAATCGGCTTAAGATATTGGTAATATGATTCTTCACGGTCTTCTGGGAAATATACAGAGTTTGGGCAATTTCTCGATTATTCGCACCCGTGGCGATTAAGCGGAGGATTTCCTGTTCTCTGGGGGTTAGTTCATCCCAAGCGGTGGAGGAATTGGAGACAGAAGCAGGGATTTGCGTCATAATCTTTTGACCAATTCCTGGTCCCAATTGAGTATACCCCTTATGCACCGCCCGAATCGCTTGGGCTAATTCGTCGGGGGGTGTATCTTTGAGTAAATAGCCCGATGCACCATAATGCAGGGCTTGGGTAATATACTCATCATCATCGAATGTGGTTAAAACCAATAGTTTGATGTGGGGAAACCGTTGATGGATTTGCCGAGTAGCGGCGACACCATCCATAACAGGCATACGCACATCCATGAGGATAATATCAGGTTGTAGGGTTTCTAGTTGTGCGATCGCGGTTTCTCCATTATCGGCTTCTCCGATAACCTCGAAATCCGCTTCAAATTGTAATAAGGCTTTTAACCCGCGTCGGACTAGACTTTGGTCATCAACTAATAGGATTTTAATCATAAAAGGGCGGGTTTTGTACAAAGTTTACCATCAATAGCTAAGCAGAAAGTTCCTAAACCCGCCCCTACACACTCAACCCTAAATCAGGGCGGGTTTTGTCCAAAATTTACCATCAATAGCCAAGCAGAAAGTCCCTAAACCCGCCCCTACACACTCAACCCTAAATCAGGGCGGGTTTTGTCCAAAATTTACCATCAATAGCCAAGCAGAAAGTCCCTAAACCCGCCCCTACACACTCAACTACTTATGACGAATGACGAATGACGAATGACAAATCACCACTCAACCCTAACTTGACACCCTTGTCCGGGTGCTGTGTTAATTGTAAAACTACCGCCTAATGCTTGGGTACGTTCCCGCATCCCTTGGAGTCCAAAACCCGTGGTATTCTGCATCACATCGAATCCTCTGCCATTATCCTGAATCATCAGATGGAACCGGGAATCTGTCCAAATCTGGATACTCACCTCCGTGGCTTTGGCGTGTTTATAAATATTGGTGAGGGATTCTTGGATAATCCGATAACTCGCCATTTTCACATCAGGCGTCACCGGATGGGACAAATTGATCTGACAATCAGGTAAGATACCTGTAGACTTGTGGAACTCTTGGATTAAAGACGCGATCGCATCCTCTAGAGATTGCCCTTGTAACGGGTTAGAACGCAGGGTTGCTACGGATTGACGCACGTCTTGCAGTGCAGTCGCGGCAACTTGTTTGACTTCGAGTAAAAAATCTTTGGCTTCGGCGGGATTTGATTCCATCAGTCGCAACGCGGCTTCTAAGTGTAGATTAAACGTAATCAGGGAATGTCCCAAGGAATCATGGATTTCCCTCGCAATACGATTCCGTTCTTGCAGCGTCGCCATATCCTCAATCCGGATAGCATAGCGCCGCAGTTGAGCATTTGCCTGTGCCAATTCGTCCCGACTGCGCCGTTCAGCTAATACAGCATCAACTAATAACTGGAGGAAGACCAAGACTAAGCCAAAGACTACTATAGAACTTAACAGGATAAATAGCCAGCGTTCTGGCATTGCCAAAACTGGCGGGCGAAAGGGAGGGCGAGGGTGAAGGCTGCGAGACTGAAATCGGTCAACTTCTCGCATTAGAAATAAGACAAAGGCGAATCCGGTAATAATTAAGCGGCTTTGCCGTTCAAAGATAAAACAGTTTCGGATAACTAAAATAATTAAAATCAAGGGTAACATACGAAGTTTACCCACCAAGGAGACGAGGAGAATTACGCCAATTTCCACGCCGGTATAAATCACCTTGACCGATTTCTGAGTCGGTAATCTCAACCCCATGATGCCAAAGACAGCTAAACCCAACAGATTCAGGAGAGGGAAGCGAGGGAGGTGGGGAAAGGGAAATCGTAGGAATTCAATGATAGCGATGATTCCCAAGAGAATCCATTCTAGATATAAAAGGAAAGGAATTGGATGTTTGGTCATTTATCATTGGTCATTGGTCATTGGTCATTGGTCATTGGTCATTGGTCATTGGTCATTGGTCATTTGTCATTTGTCATTTGTCAGGGAATAGGGAATAGGGAATAGGGAACAGGGTAAGGTAGAGTTTTGATCTCCCCCATCTCCCCCATCTCCCCCATCTTCGCCATCTCCCTCATCTCCCCCACCTTCCCCACACCTAAAACACTAGGACTAAAGTCCTACCTCAAATCAGGACGTTTGCCTCAGGCGGTATAACCCTTACAGTTTCTAGGATAGAGACATCGAACACCAAATCGTTGACAACTCTAACATTATGAACATCAAACTCTTTCCTCTACTTGCAAGCATCGCTGCAATTACCCTAGCTGCTGCACCCATGGCAACATTTGCCCAACCCCCATTCGCAGAGGAACTCAACCTAACAACCGACCAACAAACGCAGTTAGAACGCATCCGGGATAACAAACACTCGCAAATCGAACAAATTCTCACCCCCGAACAACGGGAACAGTTCCAAGAATTGCAGGGACAACGCCAGCGACACCGGGAAGGGATGCGATCGCTAAATCTGACCGAAGCACAACGGAATCAGATGCGGGAAATTCACCAATCCGCACGGGAACAGATGCGAGATGTTCTAACCGAGGAACAACAGGAACAAATGCGTCAGATGCGGGGAAATCGTCGGGGTCAAAGAGGAATGGGACGCCCAAATCAAGCCCAATAGATCAAAAGTAACCCGAGAACCCCGTAGGGGCGCACAGACGTGCGCCCTGATTCGTGTCAACAGGCTAAATTCTCAGCCCACACCAACCCTTTGGGTATGGTGTGCGGTAGTTGACAAAAGCAGATTAATATCAGCATATTAGCAATATTCGACAACTCCAGCTCAATATGCATCGACTGAAGTTTCTCAAAGCACTTCGCATTCCCCTAAGTGCCGGAATTATCGGGTTTTCCTTTGCCACAGGTAAACTTCTTCCCCAAACATTGCCCCTATCCCAGGATTTAATTAACCTTAACTCTCAGGATGGAGAAACCCTACTCGTTGAAAGTAATGCTCGTCGGGACTATTTCCCCTTAAGTATCCATTTTGAAACCCAGGAAAATTTAGCCTATTGTGGTGTCGCCAGTATAGTGATGGTACTCAACGCCCTTTCTATCCCTGCACCGCCAACCGCTAACTTTGGGGATCATCACATTTTCACCCAAGAAAATGTTTTAAATGAACAAACCGAAAAAATTCTCCCTGCTGCTATCATTGCCCGTCAAGGGATGACCTTAAACGAATTAGGTCAACTCTTAGAAACCTATCCCCTCAACGCCGAAGTTTACCACGCCAGTGAAGTAACTCTGGACAAATTCCGTCAGATGGTGGTAGAGAATTTACAAGACCCCAATAACTTTGTCTTAGTCAACTACTTACGAAAAACCATGGGTCAGGAACGGGGCGGACATATTTCCCCGATCGCGGCTTATAATCAACAGAGCGATCGCTTTCTAATTTTAGATGTATCCCGCTACAAGTATCCACCCATTTGGGTTGAGGCGGAAGACCTTTGGCAAGCCATGGCGACGGTGGATTCTACCTCAGAAAAAACTAGAGGTTTTGTGCTGATCAATCGTCGTTAATTAGGGGAAAGTGGGGAGGGCGGGTTTTGTTGTTCCGTTAGTTCTGAGGATCTGACTTTAGTTCCTAAACCCGCCCCTACAATTGTGACTAAACCCGCCCCTACAACCATTGACAGACGGACAGACGTAGCATGAGGAGTTTGAGTTTCTACATTGATACAGGAAATCTGGTAAGATTGCCCCTTGGCATCTTTTAATCCCGCACGAATGTCTATCCATTCTCCCGTCACCGTTACTGTTCCCGCGACAACCGCCAACTTAGGACCCGGATTTGATTGCATTGGCGCTGCCTTAACCCTGTACAACAAGTTCACGTTTACTCGTCTGAGTTCGGATACTCCCTGGGAAACAGAACGGGCGGTGAGAATTCGGGTGTCGGGTATCGAGGCAAACCAGGTAAAAACTGATGAAACGAATCTGGCTTACCAAGCCTTTCTGAAACTATACAACCAGATTGGTCATACACCTCCCCCCGTCCAACTCAAAATTGATTTAGATGTCCCTCTCGCCAGAGGGTTAGGAAGTTCCGCCACGGCGATTGTCGGTGGATTGGTTGGCGCTAACCAACTCGCTGGGGAACCCCTGAGTCAAACCGAAGTCATGCAATTAGCGATCGCGCTGGAAGGACATCCAGATAATGTTGTCCCCGCTTTGTTGGGCGGCTGTCGTCTGGCGGTGCGGGGGGATGCGGTTCTCAAGGAATGGGAGATTTGTGATATTCCCTGGCATGATCAAATTGTCCCGGTTGTCGCCATTCCCAATTTTGAACTCTCCACCCAAGAGGCGCGACAGGTACTCCCCAACCAAGTGAGTCGGGCGGATGCTATTTTTAATATTGCCCATTTCGGCTTATTGGTACGCGCCTTAGCAACGGGACGAGGTGATTGGTTACAAACTGCCCTCCAGGATACGTTACATCAACCCTACCGACAGGCTTTGATTCCGGGGTATGAAGCGGTACAAACCGCCGCCTTAAAAGCAGGTGCCTATGGAGTGACGATTAGTGGCGCTGGTCCCACTTTGTTGGCGCTTGTCGATCCGATGCAAGCTGAAGCCGTAGTCACCGCTATGGCTGAGGCTTGGCAAGAGGTGGGAATTTCTGCAATAGCGCGATCGCACTCGATTGATACCCAGGGAACCCAAAGCGCGATCGCACCCGCCATTTAACCCGCCTAAGGAGACAGAGGGTGTAGAGACGTAACAGTCTAAGTCTCGATACTCCTTAAATCCAGCCTCCCTCAAGGATCGCGCCGCGTCGAAATCCTATCCGACTAGCGAAGCGAAGGATCAACACTCAACACTCAGGGCGGGTTTTGAGGTAACGTTATCGTCAATAGCGAAACGCGATTCCCTAAACCCACCCCTACACACTCAAAACTTCCCCAATTTATAGCTATGCCATAGAAAATCCTCTATGTTTTGACCAAGCACTTCTTATCCGATAATCTGAATAAGGTCTTAAACTTTTGTTACATTGATCGATGAAACCCCTATTTGTTTCATCACCCGTTTCTGGCATAAACTCAATGTTAGTCACTTGATTCAATAGCAATCTCAGCAATTTTTATGACTCCAAATCGACCCTATTCTCACCATTCTGAATGATTCAGAGAATTTTGACAAAACGATACTGCGATCACGTTGAAACTTGGAGGAGTCATACAAAGTGGCAAATGCAAACGATATAGTTATCCTAAAACAAGGTGTTGAAAATTGGAATCGATGGCGACTGCAAAATATTAACTTAAATCAAAATCAGAGTAAAACCAATATACTCAAACTGAACTTTAATAAGGTTGATCTGAGTGGATTGAATCTCAGTGAGTATAATTTGCAAAACTTCAACCTCAGTCGAGCCAATCTCAGTCGAGCCAACCTCAGTCGAGCCAACCTCAGTCGGGCGAATCTCTATGAAGCGATTTGTCATACAACAAACCTGAGTCAAGCCATTTTAATTGATACGAACCTCATCGCTGTTTTCTTAAGAAATGCTGATCTCAGAGGCGCAAATCTGAAAGGCGCGGATTTAACCGATGCGAATCTCAGTGGTGCTGATTTGACAGGCGCTAATCTCAGTCAGACAAACCTGAAAGGAGCAAACCTGAGAAATACCAATCTGAATCAGGCAAATCTCAATGGTGCGAATCTGAGTGGAGCAATTTTGAAGGGCGCGATTATTTGTCAAGTCTAGGGGGGACTGAATGTTGTTGAATTTCCAGGTTCCCATTCCCTGAGAAAGGACAAAGCCAAGAAGATAAATTTTTTTAACCAGCATTTGCCAAAACCGAAACTGTATCGGTAAAATGCTGGTTATATTCTTATACTCTGAAAGCGAGACGTATTTCTCTGAACAAAGAATAAACAGCCCATCTTTGGCATGATTTATATCTAAAAAAAAAATATGCAGACTTTAGTTTATCACAAAAAATATCATTATTTTTTAAAGTTGCGGAAAAAGATAAATTATACCTGAATAGGTGTTTTACCGTTTAACCCGAATCAGAGTTTTATCAGTTAAACTCTACCCTTTATGATAAAATTATCGATACAACGAAAAATCGTCGTAGGATTTGGACTAACCTCTAGCCTGATCGTGATCGTTAGTTTAAGTGGATATTATAGCGCATTTCGCCTGAGAGAGACAAATCACAAAGAACTCCATACCAAAAAAGTATTAACAAAACTTGAAGAAGTCTTAGCTGAAATTACGGATGCCGAAACGGGACAGCGGGGTTATCTTCTCACCGGTAAACCGCGCTATCTCGACCCCTATCAAAAAGCCATTGATAAAGTCGAAGATGATATCAAGCAGCTACAAGACTTGACAGTAGACAACCCTTACCATCAACAAAAGTTAGAGCTAGTCGTCCCTTTAATTAATACCAAGTTTGCCGAACTTGAGCAAACAATTAACTTAAGAAACGAGCAAGGATTGGACGCGGCTTTAGCGATTGTCAACACAAACGAAGGCAAACTGATCATGGATCAGATCCGCGATATCTTTCATCAGATGAAGGCGGAGGAAGAGCGGCTATTGTATGCGCGATCGCAGCACACTCAAGGCACAGTTCATACGACAATATGGATTTTCTCCATTGGACTCATTTTTGACTTAGGTATTCTTGTTTTTGTCTATTATCACATTTATCGCGAAATTAATCAACGGCTGGAGGCTCAAGATCAATTACGAGATAGTGAAAGTCGGCTCACTCAATTCTTAGAAGCGATACCTGTCGGCGTTTTTGTCGTTGATCAAAACGGTATACCCTACTATGCCAATCAGACGGCAAAGAAACTTTTTGGGCAAGGTCTAATTCCCACCAATCCTGCCAATCAGCTACCCGAAATTTATCCAATTTATTCTCCTAAATCTGAGAAAATCTATCCCTCCAATCTTGAGCCAATTATCCAAGCACTTAACGGTAAAAATTCCATCTATGAAGGGATAGAAATTCACCAGCCCGACAAAATAGTGCCGATTGAGGTTTTAGGAACCCCCATCTTTGATGACAAGGGAAA
The nucleotide sequence above comes from Coleofasciculus chthonoplastes PCC 7420. Encoded proteins:
- a CDS encoding Spy/CpxP family protein refolding chaperone → MNIKLFPLLASIAAITLAAAPMATFAQPPFAEELNLTTDQQTQLERIRDNKHSQIEQILTPEQREQFQELQGQRQRHREGMRSLNLTEAQRNQMREIHQSAREQMRDVLTEEQQEQMRQMRGNRRGQRGMGRPNQAQ
- a CDS encoding CHASE3 domain-containing protein, coding for MIVSLSGYYSAFRLRETNHKELHTKKVLTKLEEVLAEITDAETGQRGYLLTGKPRYLDPYQKAIDKVEDDIKQLQDLTVDNPYHQQKLELVVPLINTKFAELEQTINLRNEQGLDAALAIVNTNEGKLIMDQIRDIFHQMKAEEERLLYARSQHTQGTVHTTIWIFSIGLIFDLGILVFVYYHIYREINQRLEAQDQLRDSESRLTQFLEAIPVGVFVVDQNGIPYYANQTAKKLFGQGLIPTNPANQLPEIYPIYSPKSEKIYPSNLEPIIQALNGKNSIYEGIEIHQPDKIVPIEVLGTPIFDDKGNVSYAIVVLNDITERKRGEAERLKFTGHLNKLNHAFSRFVPGQFLQLLNKETIIDVKLGDQVEKEMSVLFSDIRDFTALSEGMTPEENFKFINSYLSRMEPTIIKNQGFIDKYIGDAIMALFSGGADDAVKAGIAMLHQLTEYNQHRANCNYRAIQLGMGINTGTLMLGTVGGYNRMDTTVISDAVNLAARLEGLTKNYGVSLLISHHTFKQLQNPYDYAIRMIDHVKVKGKSELVTVYEIFDADLPEVREGKLANQDRFALALSLYNQQAYAEALRLFEACLRQNPADQVAKIYQQRCHLNSNTNSV
- a CDS encoding pentapeptide repeat-containing protein, whose product is MANANDIVILKQGVENWNRWRLQNINLNQNQSKTNILKLNFNKVDLSGLNLSEYNLQNFNLSRANLSRANLSRANLSRANLYEAICHTTNLSQAILIDTNLIAVFLRNADLRGANLKGADLTDANLSGADLTGANLSQTNLKGANLRNTNLNQANLNGANLSGAILKGAIICQV
- a CDS encoding DUF1257 domain-containing protein, which encodes MSHFTTINIQIKNGEILHQTLQELGYHVECNTSVRGYHGNTTEAEYVIRQSNGYDLGFRQNEEAYELVADFWGARINQTEFVNSVNQKYAHKMLMHSVQKQGFNVEEEDVLEDGTVRVVVGRWQ
- a CDS encoding sensor histidine kinase; this encodes MTKHPIPFLLYLEWILLGIIAIIEFLRFPFPHLPRFPLLNLLGLAVFGIMGLRLPTQKSVKVIYTGVEIGVILLVSLVGKLRMLPLILIILVIRNCFIFERQSRLIITGFAFVLFLMREVDRFQSRSLHPRPPFRPPVLAMPERWLFILLSSIVVFGLVLVFLQLLVDAVLAERRSRDELAQANAQLRRYAIRIEDMATLQERNRIAREIHDSLGHSLITFNLHLEAALRLMESNPAEAKDFLLEVKQVAATALQDVRQSVATLRSNPLQGQSLEDAIASLIQEFHKSTGILPDCQINLSHPVTPDVKMASYRIIQESLTNIYKHAKATEVSIQIWTDSRFHLMIQDNGRGFDVMQNTTGFGLQGMRERTQALGGSFTINTAPGQGCQVRVEW
- the thrB gene encoding homoserine kinase, with product MSIHSPVTVTVPATTANLGPGFDCIGAALTLYNKFTFTRLSSDTPWETERAVRIRVSGIEANQVKTDETNLAYQAFLKLYNQIGHTPPPVQLKIDLDVPLARGLGSSATAIVGGLVGANQLAGEPLSQTEVMQLAIALEGHPDNVVPALLGGCRLAVRGDAVLKEWEICDIPWHDQIVPVVAIPNFELSTQEARQVLPNQVSRADAIFNIAHFGLLVRALATGRGDWLQTALQDTLHQPYRQALIPGYEAVQTAALKAGAYGVTISGAGPTLLALVDPMQAEAVVTAMAEAWQEVGISAIARSHSIDTQGTQSAIAPAI
- a CDS encoding response regulator, whose amino-acid sequence is MIKILLVDDQSLVRRGLKALLQFEADFEVIGEADNGETAIAQLETLQPDIILMDVRMPVMDGVAATRQIHQRFPHIKLLVLTTFDDDEYITQALHYGASGYLLKDTPPDELAQAIRAVHKGYTQLGPGIGQKIMTQIPASVSNSSTAWDELTPREQEILRLIATGANNREIAQTLYISQKTVKNHITNILSRLNLRDRTQAAIWANSHSIHS
- a CDS encoding phytochelatin synthase family protein produces the protein MHRLKFLKALRIPLSAGIIGFSFATGKLLPQTLPLSQDLINLNSQDGETLLVESNARRDYFPLSIHFETQENLAYCGVASIVMVLNALSIPAPPTANFGDHHIFTQENVLNEQTEKILPAAIIARQGMTLNELGQLLETYPLNAEVYHASEVTLDKFRQMVVENLQDPNNFVLVNYLRKTMGQERGGHISPIAAYNQQSDRFLILDVSRYKYPPIWVEAEDLWQAMATVDSTSEKTRGFVLINRR
- a CDS encoding WD40 repeat domain-containing protein; translation: MVEHFHQPRDNDAVLGSSYAAPLGAVILGGIAGVKRRLASDDETVRIAALKEACKYGESGLGVIIPALQDESEQVQRIAYLLLRDRTEREAKRALNAYLPYHLFEDITTHKAGQSIAISPDGTRIAYLRGKTIRVYHIETKEILYKIPKYPKAKEFLALTDDVKIVVRVRNGASHVIEIWDQGEFRHSLYGHQDIIRAIAIRPDGQILASGSQDSTIKLWHLETGKLICTFSNQLTLGAHTDEIWSLAFSADGNTLVSSSRDGKIKLWDLRTRDRPRTLKSYANQVAMNPDGLTLASTNWQGQIQLWNLATHQVEHTLEGYYYAVNSLLFSRYGRILISGGNDRAIKFWDVATGKQIQTLTGHKEAVTCLAFCQDGQYLVSGSLDKTVKIWGCMNNQAT